DNA sequence from the Kineococcus endophyticus genome:
CTCGGACAGCGAGTCCACACCGGACTCCCCGCCGCGACCCTCGAACCCGACGCCCTCGGGGCGCGTGGTGACGAGGTAGCAGCGGACCCCGGCCGCGACCGCACCGCGCACGGCGAACGGGTCGGCGTTCGAGGAGAGCACGACGCAGCGGTTCCAGCCGGCCGCGCGCAGCTCGGAGACGAGCTGGGCGCCGGAGCCGTCGGGCAGCCCGGCGTCGGCGATGAACAGCGCGCGCGGACCCGTGCGGGCCATCGCGCGGGCCTGGGCCACGCTCGTGGCGTGCTCGACGTTCACGGCGCCGAGCATGCGCAGCGTGCGCGTCACCGATTCGCGCACCGCGGGGTCCGCGACGGCGACGAGGGCCGCGAAGCGGCCGAGACGGGAAGGAACGGCCATCCCGGGGCGTTCGACGAGCGCAGTCACCGTCGTCCTCCTGCAGGCGATCGGGCGCACCCCTGGCGGGTGCACCTCTGGTACTGAGGAGGTGATCGGCCACCCGGGGGCGGTCCTTGAACGTTTGTGCGTCAGTGGGTGCGGCGGCCGAGGGACACGACGCCCTCGGGCAACGGCGGCAGCCCCGCCACCGTGCAGACCAGTTCGCCCCACGCCTGCAGGTGGGCCGGCAGCCCCGCGGGGTCGCGGGGCGTCCACGACGCCCGCAGCTCGACGTCCACCGACGCCTCCCGGTCGGCGAGGGCGCCGTAGCCCTCGGACAGCACCCGCGTCACCGTGCCGCCGACCCCGGTCGCCTCCGCACCGGCGTGCGCCAGACCGTCCTCCAGCCACGACCAGCCGACCTGACCCAGCAACGGGTCCGCGCCCAGTTCGGCCTCGAGGTCGGCACGCGCGTACGTGACGACGCGGAACTCCCCGCCCCACTCCTGCGGCGCCGACGGGTCGTGCAGCAGGATGAACCGGCCGGTGGCCAGCTCGTCGCCGTCCAGGACGACGTCCCCGGCCACGGCCCACGAGTGCGGCGCGATCCGGGCGGGCGCCGGGACCTCCGTGAGCACCAGCTCCGAGCGCAACCGGACCTCGCGCACCGCCGCCACGGCCGCCTCGAAGGCGACGGGGACGCCGGGCGCACCAGGTCCTGAGCGTCCTCGGTGAGCGGTCACGCCAGGGAGCGTAGGCATCCCCGCCCCCGGCGGGGGTGCAGCCACGCCGTGGGAGCATCGCCTCCGTGCCTGACCAGAGCGTGCCCGACCAGACCTCCCCGTACCTGCACGCCGCACGCGGCGGGACCAGCCCCTCCCGCACCCCGGTCTGGTTCATGCGCCAGGCGGGCCGCTCCCTGCCGGAGTACCGCGCCGTCCGGGCCGGCACCACCATGCTCGAGTCCTGCCGCCGACCCGAGCTCGTGGCGGAGATCACCCTGCAGCCGGTGCGGCGCTACGACGTGGACGCGGCCGTCTTCTACTCCGACATCGTCGTCCCGCTCGAGGCGGCCGGCGTGGGCGTCGAGATCGTCCCCGGCACCGGTCCCGTCATCGCCGAACCCGTGCGCACCCGCGCCGACCTCGACCGCATCCCCGAGCTCTCCCTCGACGCCCTGCAGCACATCACCGACGCCGTGCGGCTGACGACGGAACAGCTCGGGGACGTCCCGCTCATCGGGTTCGCCGGTGCCCCCTTCACCCTCGCCAGCTACCTCGTCGAGGGCGGGCCCTCGCGGGACCTGCTGCACACCAAGGCGTTGATGCACGCCGACCCGCAGCTGTGGCACGACCTCGCCGCCCGCCTGGCCCAGATCACCGGCACCTTCCTGCGCGCCCAGGTCCTCGCCGGCGCCTCCGCGGTGCAGCTCTTCGACTCCTGGGTCGGGTCCCTGCCGCTGGCGGTCTACGAACGGCTCGTGGCACCGCACTCCGCGACCGCCCTCGGCGCCGTCCGCGACCTCGGCGTGCCGCGCACCCACTTCGGCACCGGCACCGGGGAACTGCTCGGCGCGATGGCCGCCGTCGACGGCGGCGTCGACGTCCTCGGCGTCGACTTCCGCGTGCCGCTCGACGTCGGCGCCGCCCGCGGCCGCGAGGGGGCCGGCCGTCCCGTCGCCGTCCAGGGCAACCTCGACCCCGCGCTGCTCTTCGCGCCCTGGGAGGTCCTGCGCGAGGACCTGCACCGCATCCTGCGCGAGGGCCAGCGCGCCGGCGCCGGGCACGTCGTCAACCTCGGCCACGGCGTCCCCCCGACCGCCGACCCGGACGTGCTGCCCCGCCTCGTGGAGGAGGTCCACGCGTGGCGGAGGTGACCACGCGTGCCCCCCACCGTCGGCACGTGGTCGTCGTCGGCGCGGGCATCTCCGGGCTCGTCGCCGCCCGCGACCTCCTCCAGACCTGCGACGTCACGGTCCTGGAGGCCGCAGGTCACGTCGGCGGCGTCCTGCAGCGCGCCGACGTCGGGGGACTGACCGTCGACCTCGGCGCCGAGTCGATGCTGGCCCGCCGGCCCGAGGGGACGACGCTGGCCCGCGAGCTGGACCTGCCGCTCGTCAACCCCGCCACGACGACCGCCTCCGTCGCGACCGCCGCCGGGCTCAGCCCCCTGCCCGCCGGGACCCTCATGGGCGTGCCCCGCACGGCCGCGTCCGTCCAGGGGCTGCTCGCCCCCGACGCCGTCGAGCGCGTCCGCACCGAACCCGACCGTCCCGCGGCCCCCCTCGAGCACGCCGTCAGCGTCGCCGACTACGTCGCCGACCGCGTCGGGCAGGACGTCGTCGACCGGCTCGTCGAACCGCTCCTCGGCGGGGTCTACGCCGGGCACGCCCGACGACTGTCGTTGCAGGCCACCGTCCCCGCGCTCTGGCAGCACGCCGTCCGCGGCGGCTCCCTGCTCACCGGACTCGGCCCCGCGCCGACGGTGACCGGACCCGTCTTCGCCGGCGTCGACGGCGGCCTGGCCCGGCTGCCGCTCGCCCTGCACGAGCACCTGCTCGCCCACGGCGCCGACGTGCGGACCGGGACCCCCGTGCGCGAGCTGACCCGCACCGCCGGCGGCTGGCGCGTCCGCACCCCCGACGGGGTCCTCGACGCCGACGCCGTCGTGCTGGCCGCGCCCGCCCCCGCCGCCGCCCGGCTGCTGGCCACC
Encoded proteins:
- a CDS encoding LuxR C-terminal-related transcriptional regulator: MTALVERPGMAVPSRLGRFAALVAVADPAVRESVTRTLRMLGAVNVEHATSVAQARAMARTGPRALFIADAGLPDGSGAQLVSELRAAGWNRCVVLSSNADPFAVRGAVAAGVRCYLVTTRPEGVGFEGRGGESGVDSLSEREVEVLQHVADGRSNKDTGALLGLSALTVKSHLARIARKLGTGDRAEMVAITLRAGVIQ
- a CDS encoding DUF3000 domain-containing protein, giving the protein MPTLPGVTAHRGRSGPGAPGVPVAFEAAVAAVREVRLRSELVLTEVPAPARIAPHSWAVAGDVVLDGDELATGRFILLHDPSAPQEWGGEFRVVTYARADLEAELGADPLLGQVGWSWLEDGLAHAGAEATGVGGTVTRVLSEGYGALADREASVDVELRASWTPRDPAGLPAHLQAWGELVCTVAGLPPLPEGVVSLGRRTH
- the hemE gene encoding uroporphyrinogen decarboxylase, with product MQPRRGSIASVPDQSVPDQTSPYLHAARGGTSPSRTPVWFMRQAGRSLPEYRAVRAGTTMLESCRRPELVAEITLQPVRRYDVDAAVFYSDIVVPLEAAGVGVEIVPGTGPVIAEPVRTRADLDRIPELSLDALQHITDAVRLTTEQLGDVPLIGFAGAPFTLASYLVEGGPSRDLLHTKALMHADPQLWHDLAARLAQITGTFLRAQVLAGASAVQLFDSWVGSLPLAVYERLVAPHSATALGAVRDLGVPRTHFGTGTGELLGAMAAVDGGVDVLGVDFRVPLDVGAARGREGAGRPVAVQGNLDPALLFAPWEVLREDLHRILREGQRAGAGHVVNLGHGVPPTADPDVLPRLVEEVHAWRR
- the hemG gene encoding protoporphyrinogen oxidase yields the protein MAEVTTRAPHRRHVVVVGAGISGLVAARDLLQTCDVTVLEAAGHVGGVLQRADVGGLTVDLGAESMLARRPEGTTLARELDLPLVNPATTTASVATAAGLSPLPAGTLMGVPRTAASVQGLLAPDAVERVRTEPDRPAAPLEHAVSVADYVADRVGQDVVDRLVEPLLGGVYAGHARRLSLQATVPALWQHAVRGGSLLTGLGPAPTVTGPVFAGVDGGLARLPLALHEHLLAHGADVRTGTPVRELTRTAGGWRVRTPDGVLDADAVVLAAPAPAAARLLATEVPAAAAELADVETASMVITALAVPAADLDGLTGSGVLVPPVVGAGRGLRAKALTLSGRKWGWVGAQSDELAVLRVSLGRARETEALQADDADVVRWATQDASALLGRELHPVDQAVVRWVDGLPQYAVGHVDRVARLRTAVAAAGGLAVCGSVLDGVGVPACIAAAHRAAAAVA